A genomic region of Clavibacter michiganensis subsp. insidiosus contains the following coding sequences:
- a CDS encoding IS481-like element IS1122 family transposase, producing the protein MSHANARLTVHGRVLLVRRVVEDRRPVSHVARELGVSRQCAHRWVNRFRSEGFEGLSDRSSRPRRVPTRTSPERERAVVEARTRLRSGPARLAPVTGVPARTISRVLRRHGAPPLAWLDPVTGAVIRASRSTANRYEHEHPGDLIHVDVKKLGRIPDGGGWRAHGRSEQVRGRGIGFDYVHAVVDDHTRLAYAEIHPDEKGVTAAGFLTRAAAYFAEHGITRIERVLTDNAFAYRHSAAFQNAVTQLGARQKFIRPHCPWQNGKVERFNRTLATEWAYRQPFTSNQARTDALDPWIQHYNTERIHSSHGLTPAARESPTS; encoded by the coding sequence ATGTCCCACGCTAATGCTCGTCTGACGGTTCACGGGAGGGTTCTCCTCGTGCGGCGGGTGGTCGAGGATCGTCGGCCGGTCTCGCATGTCGCGCGCGAACTCGGTGTGTCGCGTCAGTGCGCGCATCGGTGGGTGAATCGGTTCCGGTCCGAGGGTTTCGAAGGCTTGTCGGACCGGTCCTCGAGGCCGAGACGGGTGCCGACGAGGACGAGCCCGGAACGAGAACGAGCCGTCGTGGAAGCGAGGACCCGATTGCGATCAGGTCCTGCCCGGTTGGCGCCGGTGACCGGTGTTCCAGCCCGCACGATCTCCCGCGTCCTGCGGCGGCACGGGGCACCGCCGTTGGCATGGTTGGACCCCGTCACCGGGGCCGTGATCCGGGCATCCCGGTCGACGGCAAACCGGTACGAGCATGAGCATCCCGGCGACCTGATCCACGTCGACGTGAAGAAGCTCGGCCGGATCCCGGACGGCGGCGGCTGGCGGGCGCATGGCCGCAGCGAACAGGTTCGTGGTCGTGGGATCGGGTTCGATTACGTCCACGCCGTGGTCGATGACCACACCCGCCTCGCCTACGCGGAGATCCACCCGGACGAGAAGGGCGTGACCGCGGCAGGGTTCCTGACCCGGGCCGCGGCGTACTTCGCCGAGCACGGCATCACCCGCATCGAACGGGTCCTGACGGACAACGCGTTCGCCTACCGGCACTCGGCCGCGTTCCAGAACGCGGTCACGCAGCTCGGTGCGAGGCAGAAGTTCATCCGCCCGCACTGCCCCTGGCAGAACGGCAAGGTCGAACGCTTCAACCGCACCCTCGCGACCGAGTGGGCCTACCGGCAACCCTTCACCAGCAACCAAGCCAGAACCGACGCCCTTGATCCGTGGATCCAGCACTACAACACTGAACGAATCCACTCGAGCCACGGGCTGACGCCCGCGGCCCGAGAGTCACCAACGTCATGA
- the pheA gene encoding prephenate dehydratase — MAETPRPDVTYSYLGPSGTFTEAALKQVKAARGRTWRAVNNASEALADVVSGASVAAMIAIENSVEGGVTATQDALANIPGLRILSEHLVPVAFDLVVRPGTALADVRTVAAHPVAYGQCRRFLERELPTHGHVPASSNVAAALSLLDGGIADAAIAPPQITESQPLEAVARGIGDNPNAVTRFVLVGRATTLPARTGADKTSLIVELPDDRAGSLLDLLEQFATRGVNLALIQSRPIGDELGRYRFVIDAEGHVHDERVADALLGIRRFSPRVTFLGSYPRADGTPSTYRARYEDDVFLEARDWLRGIVSAEPGAGA, encoded by the coding sequence ATGGCCGAGACCCCGCGACCCGACGTGACCTACAGCTACCTCGGGCCGTCCGGCACCTTCACGGAGGCCGCCCTCAAGCAGGTGAAGGCGGCCCGCGGCCGCACCTGGCGCGCGGTCAACAACGCCTCGGAGGCGCTCGCCGACGTCGTGTCCGGAGCCTCGGTCGCCGCCATGATCGCCATCGAGAACTCCGTCGAGGGCGGCGTGACGGCCACCCAGGACGCGCTCGCGAACATCCCGGGCCTCCGGATCCTCAGCGAGCACCTCGTGCCCGTGGCCTTCGACCTCGTGGTGCGGCCGGGCACGGCGCTCGCCGACGTGCGCACGGTCGCCGCGCATCCGGTCGCCTACGGCCAGTGCCGCCGCTTCCTCGAGCGCGAGCTGCCGACGCACGGCCACGTGCCCGCGTCCTCCAACGTGGCCGCGGCGCTGTCGCTGCTGGATGGCGGCATCGCGGACGCGGCCATCGCGCCGCCGCAGATCACCGAGAGCCAGCCGCTCGAGGCCGTCGCCCGCGGCATCGGCGACAACCCGAACGCCGTCACGCGCTTCGTGCTCGTCGGCCGCGCGACCACCCTGCCCGCGCGCACCGGTGCCGACAAGACGAGCCTCATCGTCGAGCTGCCGGACGACCGCGCCGGATCCCTGCTCGACCTCCTCGAGCAGTTCGCGACCCGCGGCGTGAACCTCGCGCTCATCCAGTCGCGGCCCATCGGCGACGAGCTCGGCCGCTACCGGTTCGTCATCGACGCGGAGGGGCACGTGCACGACGAGCGCGTGGCCGACGCGCTGCTCGGGATCCGCCGCTTCAGCCCGCGCGTCACCTTCCTCGGCTCGTACCCGAGGGCCGACGGCACCCCCAGCACCTAC
- the pgm gene encoding phosphoglucomutase (alpha-D-glucose-1,6-bisphosphate-dependent): protein MHDRAGTAALPSDLIDIDELIRAYHELHPDVEDPEQKVAFGTSGHRGSSLKTAFNEDHILAITQAIVEYRVEQGITGPLFIGRDTHGLSKPAEDTALEVLVANGVRVLADSRDSWCPTPALSHAILRWNRDEQHGDDDVADGIVVTPSHNPPADGGFKYNPPHGGPADSDATGWIAARANAIIAGGLVDVKRVPLDQARGRVEGYDFLGHYVDDLGSIIDMDAIRKAGVRIGADPLGGASVEYWAAIGERYGLDLEVVNPEVDPAWSFMTLDWDGKIRMDPSSSSAMASVLARKDDFDILTGNDADADRHGIVTPDAGLMNPNHYLAVAIDYLYAHRPQWRDDAAIGKTLVSSSVIDRVAESLGRRLWEVPVGFKWFVPGLIDGSVGFGGEESAGASFLRMDGTVWTTDKDGILLALLASEILAVTGKTPSVLYRELTERFGDPVYERVDAAATKAQKATLGKLDGDAIEATEVAGDPITAKLSTAPGNGAAVGGVKVVTANAWFAARPSGTEDVYKIYAESFVGLDHLHAVQAEAKRIVDAALDA from the coding sequence ATGCATGACCGCGCAGGCACCGCCGCCCTCCCGTCCGACCTCATCGACATCGACGAGCTGATCCGGGCGTACCACGAGCTCCACCCCGACGTGGAGGATCCGGAGCAGAAGGTGGCGTTCGGCACGAGCGGCCACCGCGGCAGCTCGCTGAAGACCGCCTTCAACGAGGACCACATCCTCGCCATCACGCAGGCGATCGTGGAGTACCGGGTCGAGCAGGGCATCACCGGCCCCCTCTTCATCGGCCGCGACACCCACGGGCTCTCGAAGCCCGCCGAGGACACCGCGCTCGAGGTGCTCGTCGCCAACGGCGTGCGCGTGCTCGCCGACTCCCGCGACTCCTGGTGCCCGACCCCCGCCCTCTCGCACGCGATCCTCCGATGGAACCGCGACGAGCAGCACGGCGACGACGACGTGGCGGACGGCATCGTCGTGACCCCCAGCCACAACCCGCCCGCCGACGGCGGCTTCAAGTACAACCCGCCGCACGGCGGTCCCGCCGACTCCGACGCGACCGGCTGGATCGCCGCGCGCGCCAACGCGATCATCGCGGGCGGCCTCGTCGACGTGAAGCGCGTCCCGCTCGACCAGGCGCGCGGGCGGGTCGAGGGCTACGACTTCCTCGGGCACTACGTGGACGACCTCGGCTCCATCATCGACATGGACGCGATCCGGAAGGCGGGCGTGCGCATCGGCGCGGACCCGCTCGGCGGCGCGTCGGTCGAGTACTGGGCCGCGATCGGCGAGCGCTACGGCCTCGACCTCGAGGTCGTGAACCCCGAGGTGGATCCCGCCTGGTCGTTCATGACGCTCGACTGGGACGGGAAGATCCGCATGGACCCGTCCTCCTCCTCGGCCATGGCGAGCGTGCTCGCGCGCAAGGACGACTTCGACATCCTCACGGGCAACGACGCCGACGCCGACCGCCACGGCATCGTCACCCCGGACGCCGGGCTCATGAACCCGAACCACTACCTCGCGGTCGCGATCGACTACCTCTACGCGCACCGACCGCAGTGGCGTGACGACGCGGCGATCGGCAAGACGCTCGTCTCCTCCAGCGTGATCGACCGGGTCGCCGAGTCGCTCGGCCGCCGCCTCTGGGAGGTGCCGGTCGGCTTCAAGTGGTTCGTCCCCGGCCTCATCGACGGATCCGTGGGCTTCGGCGGCGAGGAGTCCGCCGGCGCGAGCTTCCTCCGCATGGACGGCACGGTCTGGACCACGGACAAGGACGGGATCCTGCTGGCGCTGCTCGCGTCGGAGATCCTCGCGGTCACGGGCAAGACGCCCAGCGTCCTCTACCGCGAACTCACCGAGCGCTTCGGCGACCCGGTCTACGAGCGCGTGGACGCGGCGGCCACCAAGGCGCAGAAGGCCACGCTCGGCAAGCTCGACGGCGACGCCATCGAGGCCACCGAGGTCGCGGGGGATCCGATCACCGCGAAGCTCAGCACCGCGCCCGGCAACGGCGCGGCCGTCGGCGGCGTCAAGGTCGTCACCGCGAACGCCTGGTTCGCCGCGCGCCCGAGCGGCACCGAGGACGTCTACAAGATCTACGCCGAGTCGTTCGTGGGGCTCGACCACCTGCACGCGGTGCAGGCGGAGGCCAAGCGGATCGTCGACGCGGCGCTCGACGCGTAG
- a CDS encoding DUF2809 domain-containing protein: MRHSGDVDAFVWDEPSMHPADGPADAAPVVDREVRLPDGHARRRIVSLGALLAVVIAGMVVTHSDGRGLWPDVFYAAAIHLALIAVMPRVDPVVHGAAVLVWCTGIELLQITGWPAIWALHVPLCRLLLGTGYDPVDLAAYAVGVLLVLLVDRLLRVGRGIDVG, translated from the coding sequence ATGCGCCATTCCGGGGATGTGGACGCGTTCGTCTGGGACGAGCCGTCGATGCACCCCGCCGACGGTCCCGCGGACGCCGCGCCGGTCGTCGACCGGGAAGTCCGGCTCCCCGACGGCCACGCACGCCGCCGGATCGTGTCGCTCGGGGCGCTCCTCGCCGTGGTCATCGCCGGCATGGTCGTCACGCACAGCGACGGCCGCGGGCTGTGGCCCGACGTGTTCTACGCTGCGGCCATCCACCTCGCGCTCATCGCGGTGATGCCGCGGGTCGACCCCGTCGTGCACGGCGCCGCGGTGCTCGTGTGGTGCACGGGGATCGAGCTGCTGCAGATCACCGGTTGGCCCGCGATCTGGGCCCTGCACGTGCCGCTGTGCCGCCTGCTGCTCGGCACGGGGTACGACCCCGTCGACCTCGCCGCGTACGCGGTCGGCGTCCTGCTCGTGCTCCTCGTCGACCGCCTGTTGCGGGTCGGCCGGGGCATCGACGTGGGCTAG